A DNA window from Bos javanicus breed banteng chromosome 10, ARS-OSU_banteng_1.0, whole genome shotgun sequence contains the following coding sequences:
- the LOC133256180 gene encoding death-associated protein kinase 2-like, whose amino-acid sequence MRRESVVNLENFKKQYVRRRWKLSFSIVSLCNHLTRSLMKKMHPRRNEDLFIKTGHRSHWPGKTTRQDWLKRNCESDTEEDIAKRKVLHPRRRSSTS is encoded by the exons ATGCGCAGGGAGTCTGTGGTCAACCTGGAGAACTTCAAGAAGCAGTATGTCCGCAGGCGGTGGAAG CTCTCCTTCAGCATTGTCTCCTTGTGTAACCACCTCACCCGATCCCTGATGAAGAAGATGCACCCGAGGCGGAACGAGGACCTG TTCATAAAAACGGGGCACAGAAGCCATTGGCCTGGAAAGACTACGCGGCAGGACTGGCTAAAG aggAATTGTGAGAGTGACACAGAGGAGGACATCGCCAAGAGGAAAGTCCTCCATCCCCGGAGGAGGAGCAGTACCTCCTAA